One Thunnus maccoyii chromosome 14, fThuMac1.1, whole genome shotgun sequence genomic window carries:
- the LOC121912150 gene encoding uncharacterized protein LOC121912150, translating to MASGNYVAILHNYAQKSSSVLRFEDLGSVGPPHDSVFTQRVVLNDTVYPEGVGKTKKEAKQNAAENALKSLNKQQDPVDSTADANYNCASGQQKEDLNQHVLDMCNKTRGLSVNSEDKSFQETNFIGIINNYCQKTNRSHTFTAKGRSGPPHKPRFFYNLMIDKKEYPVGEGKTAKEAKQKAAQLAWTALQEQSDYDSKVSVKSTVSEDEFSTPSSTMESQEPSSQSMPMSTSDSIIFFNSSSPSNAQMSSRSTASESDASSKWSTPTSFMSTGTSDSISSSDSSNPSKDQVKDKNSGGSLNETSIQPRFKPDFDIIKCLGHGAFGCVFKARHKLPKKDYAVKVVQWEAKCLREVAALSDLHHPNIVRYHTVWVEKSGYKWDDDTDHYRPVEKVNSLFLYIQMEICDDKTLKHWIDEKNTQSLQDSKRREESLSITQQIVSGVGYIHSKMLIHRDLKPANIMFGPDGEVKIGDFGLVTKDNDDDAMIERTAYRGTPPYMAPEQRKETTYDRKVDIFALGLIYFELLWKFSTGSERAAIWPKIRSQKFPTEFSRAFHVENQIITSMLCEKPEDRPEVSTLKAELEKWAQILNTQKNVHRENKTIMGKKKYVSKLSEYAWRTRLEVKYEDVVCDRPDHNKKFFQRAVVNGEGFPIGEGRNKWEARQNAAKNALRVLSDKENQGLVAEKAAKNPTVPVHSKCATKLNLGSSDYGQQKRAPLQLVGSTRLRLNNAAPLVAGDKEHPAASGKTKREAKEEATGLVYQEVPFGSALSDDGAPARLSTSRNTPESIDAKSKSVPSTTSDLDVFIDSSEDQPKSRTAANIQKASQNSSEDAMIPGEKNMENSSGDKTSIQSEIISKFTAEFDSIECLGKGAFGHVFKAKKKLPERDYAIKIVPYKEKAVREVRALSDLHHDNIVRYYTCWMEDSSYQWDSTDDSYSTSLSTGNSPAKFLYIQMELCNTKTLRVWIDERNTQNVRDSKRRKDSLTIATQIVSGVEYIHSNKLIHRDLKPANIMFGQDKKVKIGDFGLVTGENDDDAENPIDRTAYKGTPSYMAPEQKSEQTYDRKVDVFPIGLIFFELLWRIGTVHEREKVWGDARRQKLPQGFSCNFPEECIIIKPMLCENPEGRPEASKVKADLEEITLRLNKKRIMRQGSWTV from the exons ATGGCGTCTGGAAACTACGTAGCTATTTTACACAACTATGCACAGAAATCAAGCTCAGTGCTGCGATTTGAGGACCTCGGTTCTGTTGGCCCTCCCCATGACAGCGT ATTTACCCAGAGGGTAGTCCTTAATGACACAGTCTATCCTGAGGGTGTGGGGAAGACCAAGAAGGAAGCCaaacaaaatgcagctgaaaatgCGCTGAAATCCTTGAACAAACAACAGGATCCAGTTGACTCA ACTGCAGATGCAAATTACAACTGTGCATCAGGTCAACAAAAGGAGGATCTAAATCAACATGTTTTGGACATGTG TAATAAGACAAGAGGCCTGAGTGTGAACTCTGAAGATAAAAGCTTTCAAGAGACAAATTTCATAGGAATTATCAACAACtactgtcagaaaacaaaccGCTCCCATACATTCACTGCGAAGGGGAGATCTGGCCCACCTCATAAGCCTCG ATTTTTCTACAACTTGATGATTGACAAAAAGGAATACCCTGTGGGTGAGGGTAAGACTGCCAAGGAAGCCAAACAAAAGGCAGCTCAGTTGGCCTGGACTGCTCTTCAAGAACAGTCCGACTATGACAGCAAG GTGTCTGTCAAGTCAACGGTGTCCGAGGATGAGTTTTCAACACCATCATCTACAAT GGAATCCCAGGAACCATCATCACAAAGCATGCCAATGAGTACAAGTGACTCAATAATATTCTTCAATTCATCAAGCCCTTCCAATGCTCAG atGTCCTCCAGGTCAACTGCTTCTGAAAGTGATGCATCAAGCAAGTGGTCAACACCAACTTCATT CATGTCAACGGGTACAAGTGACTCCATATCATCTAGTGATTCATCAAACCCTTCCAAGGATCAG GTCAAAGACAAGAACAGTGGAGGAAGTCTGAATGAGACATCAATCCAGCCAAG GTTTAAACCAGATTTTGATATCATAAAATGTCTTGGCCATGGGGCCTTTGGTTGTGTGTTCAAAGCAAGACATAAACTGCCGAAAAAGGATTATGCTGTAAAAGTTGTCCAATGGGAAGC AAAATGTCTTCGAGAGGTGGCGGCATTATCAGACCTCCACCACCCAAATATTGTTCGATACCACACAGTTTGGGTGGAGAAGTCTGGATACAAATGGGATGACGACACTGATCATTACAGACCTGTTGA aAAAGTTAATTCATTGTTCCTCTATATTCAAATGGAGATATGTGATGACAAAACACTAAAGCACTGGATTGATGAGAAGAACACTCAGTCCCTGCAAGACTccaagagaagagaagaaagtcTAAGCATTACTCAGCAAATAGTCAGTGGTGTTGGATACATTCACTCCAAGATGCTCATCCACAGGGACCTCAAG CCTGCAAACATCATGTTTGGACCCGATGGAGAAGTGAAGATTGGGGACTTTGGTCTGGTCACCAAAGATAATGATGACGATGCTATGATAGAGAGAACAGCGTACAGAGGAACTCCACCTTACATGGCTCCTGAACAA AGGAAGGAGACAACCTATGACCGAAAAGTGGACATATTTGCTTTGGGGTTGATTTACTTTGAACTCCTTTGGAAATTCTCTACTGGCTCTGAAAGAGCAGCG ATTTGGCCCAAAATCAGAAGTCAGAAGTTCCCCACGGAGTTTTCACGGGCTTTTCACGTGGAG aATCAAATAATTACGTCAATGCTCTGTGAGAAGCCAGAGGACCGACCTGAAGTGAGTACACTGAAGGCAGAGCTGGAGAAGTGGGCTCAGATATTGAACACACAAAAGAATGTGCATCGGGAAAACAAAACCATC ATGGGAAAGAAAAAGTACGTTTCTAAACTAAGCGAGTATGCATGGAGAACACGGTTGGAGGTTAAATATGAGGACGTCGTCTGTGACAGACCAGACCACAATAAAAA ATTCTTCCAGAGGGCCGTGGTCAATGGTGAAGGCTTTCCCATTGGTGAGGGGAGGAACAAATGGGAAGCCAGGCAGAATGCAGCTAAAAATGCCCTGAGAGTTTTGAGTGATAAGGAAAATCAGGGACTAGTG GCAGAAAAGGCAGCAAAAAATCCTACTGTACCAGTTCATTCGAAATGTGCCACTAAATTAAACTTGGGAAGCAGTGATTATGGTCAGCAGAAGAGGGCCCCTTTACAGCTTGTGGGGTCAACAAGACTGAGACTAAACAATGCTGCTCC GTTAGTGGCTGGTGATAAAGAGCACCCAGCTGCCTCTGGGAAAACAAAGAGGGAAGCTAAGGAGGAAGCAACTGGGCTTGTATATCAGGAG GTACCTTTCGGGTCAGCTTTGTCCGATGATGGTGCACCAGCCAGGCTGTCCACATCACGAAACACACC GGAGTCCATTGATGCAAAATCAAAAAGTGTGCCATCAACTACAAGTGACCTAGATGTTTTCATTGATTCATCAGAGGATCAG CCCAAAAGCAG AACTGCAGCAAATATCCAAAAGGCCAGTCAAAACAGCAGTGAG GATGCAATGATTCCTGGAGAAAAGAATATGGAAAACAGTTCTGGTGACAAAACATCAATCCAGTCAGAGATCATCAG TAAGTTTACAGCAGAATTTGACTCCATAGAGTGCCTTGGCAAAGGAGCCTTTGGTCATGTTttcaaggcaaaaaaaaaattgccgGAGAGAGATTATGCTATAAAGATCGTACCCTACAAAGA AAAAGCTGTGCGAGAGGTGCGGGCATTGTCAGACCTCCATCACGACAACATTGTTAGATACTACACATGTTGgatggaggattcatcatacCAGTGGGACAGCACAGATGACAGTTACAGCACTTCCCT GTCTACTGGTAATTCACCTGCAAAGTTCCTCTATATTCAGATGGAGCTGTGCAACACCAAAACACTCAGAGTGTGGATAGATGAGAGGAATACACAGAATGTGCGAGACTCcaagagaagaaaagacagtCTAACTATTGCAACACAGATAGTCAGTGGAGTTGAGTACATTCACTCCAATAAACTCATCCACAGAGACCTGAAG CCTGCCAACATCATGTTTGGGCAAGATAAAAAAGTGAAGATTGGAGACTTTGGTCTGGTCACTGGTGAGAATGATGACGACGCTGAAAACCCAATTGACAGAACAGCTTACAAAGGAACCCCATCGTACATGGCTCCTGAGCAG AAAAGTGAGCAGACTTACGATCGAAAGGTTGATGTATTTCCTATTGGACTGATATTCTTCGAACTGCTTTGGAGAATCGGCACTGTTCATGAAAGAGAAAAG GTTTGGGGCGACGCCAGAAGACAGAAACTTCCTCAAGGGTTTTCATGCAATTTTCCGGAAGAG tgCATCATAATCAAGCCAATGCTGTGTGAGAATCCAGAGGGCCGACCCGAAGCAAGTAAAGTGAAGGCAGACCTGGAAGAGATCACTCTCAGactcaacaaaaaaagaattatGCGTCAGGGCAGCTGGACTGTCTGA